One Aegilops tauschii subsp. strangulata cultivar AL8/78 chromosome 2, Aet v6.0, whole genome shotgun sequence genomic window, CCCGTGGACCGCTATGATTTCTCGACCGCCTCCGAGGTATGTGCGAAATATCACCCTATTAACCAACGTATTTGTCACGCATGGGTCGTACACTTTGTCTTTGTCTTTGTCTTATGTACATACATTTGTACCGAGCGACGAGCTGGTAATCGAAAGCTTGATTGCCACCTTTCGAAATCAATGCGTCGATGGATACTCTAGGACAGGTTGCTTTGTTTTGCAATGTAATTTCATATTTAAGGATGAAACACCTGTACTATTTTGATAGAAATGGCGCCCCAACCTCGAACCCGATAGGAGTAGGCTCCTTCGCATGTCGTCCATATATATATGATGGTTCGACGTGGTACGATAAAACAACGACACATGTCTCCCATACTTTCATCCATTCCATTATTATAGTCTAGTGACAAATTTGCCTCTGTCGGCATGTCACTTTTGTGAACACGAGGGGATTCGTTCTTTTTCTCCCGTCATTCGATCTTTGAACAGTGTATTGTTTTTCTGGTCCGTTTTGCCGGTGCTATGTGGCCAGTGGGGTGTCCAATTTCTCTTTCTCCGTGCTGCATATGTTTTAATATTCTTTTTATAGAGCATATTGTGTGTTTTAATATTCTACAACGTGCTATTAGCTCTAGTGCTCTAGACACCTGGCTCCCGAGCATGCATTTGTGTTCAGACACTTTGATGGTGCCATGGCTGCACGAATGGATACCTTAATCTTGTTCAAAGACCGTGGAATGAACTTTCCCTCATTACAAGAAAGTTCACCCATGCCTTTTGACAATGGCACCATTAGGAAAGTTCTTAGACAGGCCTCGAACGCCATGCACTACCATCATGCTATCGCTGATAAAAGGAAGAGATCACTCTTGTGGATGACATATGACCCATTTAGCATTGTTGGAGATATTACAAActcctactccctccgttccaaaatagatgactcaactttgtactaattttagtacaaagttataataaaagttgggtcatctattttagGAGGGAGTACAAACCAACCAACTAATAGTGGAAATGTTTACCTTAATATTTAACATGCCCTAGGAAGAAGTGTCAAGAAATGATGCATTAGACTACTCAAAGTAGGAGTAACATGGTATATCCAGATAAAATAGATGACGTGTCAAACAagtaatgaagaaagagaggcaagatgagtctataacctaataaacgTGTCAAGCAAGTAATGAAGAAAGTGGGTAACATATATAGAATAGTAACATaagcatgttactagtctaaatTACTCCCCACTGTGCTTGTGCTTAGTCTTAGGAGTGACTGGCTGGAGTATTGTATGCTATTTTGACCGGCCAATCGTTACCCACTCCATCTGATGGTGAAACTAGCCACCACACGCACACATGTGTACATCGATGGGCGGTATCCATTGTCCAAGCACAGCAAAAGTAGAGGTGGTATCCACATCCATCCACCGGTGGGGCCGGGGAGGGATGGAGAGGCGAGAAGAGGACAAGCGAGAGGCGCTCGTGCGACCCTGATTTGATTGAGGGATCAGCCACATGCCGTGCCTTAGCTCATTCATGTAGCAGTACATCCAAGACCAAAAGCAAAGATCCAACGCACGCATATGAAAAGGCAGCGAGGAGGAATGTGTACAGCCTTGGCACAAGAAGCACCCCAGAACGAACGAGCGATAGAAGTTAGCAGTAGATAGATGCTACAGTAGAGGGGAGTGCATGGGCAAGGAtgcatgtgatcctccatgtgagcaggcatggcatggcatgGCATGTGATGTGGAGGGGAGAGAGGAGGGAAGGAAGAGTGACCGAGGAGGGAGGAACATTCCCCGCCCGTGTGCACGCATGCATGTGCCTCGCAACCCAGTAGCAGTAGGTATCCTTTGCTGCAGCTTGCTTGATTGGTGATAGATAGAGGGAGGCCTGGGTGCAACAGCAAATGGCCGTCAATCCATGAATGCGCGCGCACGTCGCCGTCCGTGGAGCTCGATGATCGATCGGCAAGGAAGCAAGTTTCTTGCGTTGCGCCGATCGATCCATCCCTCTgcaaggaaggaggagagagggccACACGTACACGAGTACTAGTAAATAAATGGATGCAGTAATGAGCGTCCATCATCAGTGACCATGCCCATCACCTACCTTTGCCTAATGGCTCCTAGGCCCACGCGGCCATGCATGGCCCCAGCGCAGCACACCGAGCTAGCAGTAGTACTAGCCAGCCGATGCAAATGCCACACACTACTCTGTTGGAGCTCTGCTTTGCACTGTTGCTGCTGCACCGTGCGCCGAACCCGGCCGatccgtccgtccgtccgtccatctccTGCTTGCTTGCCGCCTTCATTGCCCGCAACCACTCCACGTGCTCCTCCTACGTGCACTGTGTCCGGAGCTTCAGCCCCACACGCGCACGCGCGGCCAGCAGAGCAGCAGGCAGATCAGAGAGGCAGAGGCAGAGTCGTAGCCCCCCTAGGGTAAGGCAAGATTGTCGGTGGAGACTTGTGCGTATAGCGCGTCGTACGTACGTACGTATCTGAAATTCTGAATACTACCAGCACTACTCTGCAGCTTCACCAGGTCACCATCTCGCGACCGTGTGCCCACGCTGATGACCCATCCATGTTGTACCAGCCAGCAACACCAATCAACACTGCTGAGATCCCTCCCTCCGTACGTGCACCTTGGACAGGAACGTGTGCGTCGCCGTCCGTCCATATATTCCGTCAGCATCTTTCTCTCTCTCCGGTCGTCAAACAAACGAGATGGACGCATCGATGGGATGCACGGACTCACCACCCCCTGCCTGCCCTGCCCTCCATACCACCTAAGAGCATCTACGGCTGAACTTGACAAATCCGACCACTCAAACACCTCCAGATGCGTGTACACAGCCGCCGCCGGCCCCCAAGTTCCTCCTCGCCATCGGATATGCCTCCCAGACGCTTGACGACGTCGTTTCCAAGCTACTCGTGGCCGTTCGCAACGCTCGAGCTACGGCATCGACACCTAACACTCAGGCCGCCGCGCATCAATTCCGCCACCATCTCGCCTGATTCGGATGTTCCCGCCTCCGTGCTCGCTTTCAAGCCTCTCCACGGTTACGTTAGATCTTCATGTTTCATGTGGTTCGAAAAACATAGGTATTGTTGTGAAAGCAAATTTCTTTTGGCTAACCAAATCTTGTCTCTCCTCCACATAAAATGATATGGATTTGTTGGGTAGCCAAACTTCAAACATAAAATGGATCTAGGTAGCTAAATTCTAAATCAGCTATTGGAGAAGCTCTAGGTGTGTCACCATCTGCCCATGATTTCACCAGTCAAACACACGGACGGCCGGCTGCAATTGAGTGGTACATATGCTACTCAGGAGTCCGTACAGAGCCAAACAAAAAAGTGAATAAATATTTCGATTATTTCCGTATAGAGCGCGCGCGCATAATACACATACAGATACATGGATCACGCCAGCACTGTAGAGTACCGTGCAACGAAATGGGCTCCGCTAGTTGTGCCGTATCGATCGTACcaattgattgattgattgactcgagatctcgccaaccggtTTGACCCACCGGCCCGGGATTCAATTATATTATGCACGTACACCGTCTATTTTATTAAAATATTTAAGTTTAGACGGTTCAATTTAACCTTCCAAAAACAGTCTTGCATTAAGAAACAGACGTAATGGCTTTTAAAATCGCGTGACGCTACGGTTAAGCTGAGATTAGTTGGCTAATTACGGAATTGATTCGGACGATCAAGTCTCCGACAGACATTGTGCTAGGAGCACAGTGAGACAGGGAAAACAGAGTGCACGTAACATCATGATTTACTAGCCATAACTTTGTGAGAAAATTTACATTACTCACTCAAGATGCCAATAATCTGAGGGAGAGAGAAGGAGGACAGAGGGCGCACGAGTGGGTATGCATGGCAGGCAGGGAGATGTAGCCACTGAAACCAGCCCCGCATGCGGTAGGGCCCGAGGTGATTTATTTATGTGCAGTACCAGTACATGGTGCCACCCACACCCACATGCCGCacccagcagcagcagcagtgccCAGCCATTTCATCCATCTAATCTAATCTACCATCATCCAACCCAATAATCCATCCATGCATCCCAAAGGACCATGAATTATGTTCATGTCAGTGGGTTATCAGCTAGTTAAATCACAGATCCAAGCAGTACATGGTCCAACGCAAACCACCCCATGTGCCACCTCACTTACTCGAAATGCAGCCTCCCTCGGTGTCTAATTTTATTCCAACAACAAAAAAGTTAATCTACACTAAAGAGTACAGAGTGTAAATCTCATTGAGCTAAGCCAGCACTGTGCATGAGCAATCAGTGGGCGGACACAAGCATGTATCTTGCACATGGCACCCATGCAATGCAACACCTCCCTTTCCAATAATCTCCTCTTTCTTTTGCAATCCTCATGATTGATCGGATCGGCATCGACGATTGACCCAATATTCACTGGCAAATCTCCGACCAAGATCAACAACAAACGTTTTTCTTTCCTTTCGTTGAGAATAAAACTACCAGGGGGTGGATAATCACCAGTATATACAAATCTTGGATAAACTGCTTTGAGCAATGCTATACTTAGGGCATCTCCCACGCTCCGACCTCTAAAAGGGTCACACTATTTGTCCACGAACTGGTACGGATCGGTCTGCCAATACTAATGCGGAAGTCGGCCATCTAATGGCATGCCGTAAACATCCGCCCAATTCTGGCGCCAAATTTCATTTCAAATGCATAACAGTATGGATCTATTTTCCAGCTGCATCGCATGGCTCCCCCACGATTCACCATCGTTGGGAGTCACCGCCGCCATGGCCACCACCACCTAGGGCTAGGAGTGAGTGAGGTGAGGGGAGAGAGACACTCTGGCAGTCGCTTTAACCTGGTCTGCCGAGGTCAAAGCGGCCTCGCCTAACAGTAGTTTCTATGCATGAATTATGTCTgtctccgtttctttttagtctgcatataagatttgatcaagtcaaactttgtaaagtttgatcAACTTTGTAGAAAAAAAATATATCACAATACTAAAGCTATAtagtatgaaaactaatttcatgatgcatataacaatattgatttcatattgtgaatctCGATATATTTTTTATAAACTCAGTCAAAATTAACAAGGTTTGACTTTGATCGAATCTtttatgcagactaaaaagaaatGAAGGGAGTATCACAATGTCCGTTTTCGTGGCCCGCATTGAAGATGCGTACATGCAGTAGACGGTGAAGTTTCGTTTAGCCCTAATGGTACATGTAATAGACGGTGAAATTTACTTGGGAGTGTTCAAAATTTCTGTAAAAAAATTACTATGACAGAGCTTTGTACCAGGTGTGAATGGCGAGGTAAAACCAAGACAAGCACACATGGGGAGCAGCGGCATCTCGGCGGGATACCTTTTTGACCGTCTGGCCGCAGACCAACACCCGCACGGACGGCGCGGCACCGGCTTCGAGGCCGAGCAtgcgcctcctcctcctatcCTATGCGTAGCCCCAGGACTAGTCATTTTACTCTGCTCCGCTCCCACTAGCACTGGAGTATTTTGTTGCCTTGTGTGTAAAATTTCTGGTGCTCCCGTCTTCTCGATCCCCTCCTcccctccatgctcaagacctcacCTTGGAATGGGGACCCTCATCGGAAAAAGAAATGGAAGCCCTCCATTTTTACACCAAGGGGGTGGATAatctcctcctcccccgcctTGTATAAAAGGGCCTCCTCCTCGGCCTAACTCCTCCAGTCCAGAGCAACACTTGTTGCCAACACAGGCACCACCAGCTCTGCTCTGCTCTGCCTGCCTCTTGAACCAAAACAGAGCATCCAAGAGGAGGCGGTGgcagaggtagaagaagaagaagatggcgctCCTCCTCTTGGTGCTGGTCGGCGTTGTGGTCGGCGTGGTGGTGGCGAGCAGCCTGCTGCTGAGGTGGAACGAGGTGAGGTATGGCAACGGCCGGAGGAAGGAGGGCCGCTTGCCGCCGGGGACAATGGGGTGGCCGCTCTTCGGGGAGACCACCGAGTTCCTCAAGCAAGGGCCATCCTTCATGAAGCAGAGGAGGCTCAGGTATGCATGCTTTACTCGATGGTGGTACATTCTTGCGTCTTCTTCCTCGGATTACTAGCTTGCGAGTAGCTACTACTGTCTTCAGTCTGGACATGTCGCTTCGCCGGGATTTGGGGGATTTTGTTGGACATCAAGTTGGTTGGTTTGTGCTGTGGGGAACTCGGCTGCAAATGGATCCAATAATAGAGAACCACTCACTCTGTCCTTGCCGCTCTGGCGCTTGGGCAGCAGTAATAGAAGTGTAGTCCTAGTAGTAGTACTATTGTTAAGAGAGAAATTGCAGTTTCTTCTATTTTTCATTATCAGCAGAGCCTTCTTTGTCAAGCGATTTTTAGTAGTAATTAGTACTTCCCCTGTTCATCTTATATTTATCCTCCGTCCTATAATATAAGAGCGTATGCGGGGGAGCGCTATGTTACCAAAAAGTTAGTAGTACCTCCTGCACTACATGAATCCATAAACTATGGAAATGCGCCGGTTTGGCAGCTGCTTTCCGGTTATGATGAAAGGTGATCTGGAGAGGAGGAGTATCACTAGCTTTTCGCTGCTTGTCCCCCAAAAGCTCACTCACGCACACGCTCACTCATCACTGTTCCAGCTCCCAAAGTACCATTTCGGTTGTATTTTATGATACTACAGATCAAAAGAGAAACACCTACCAGCTAAAAATATTGTTGCTCCTGCGTAATGATACTGTCTGCTTGCTTGCCTGCCTGCCATCAGGAAGAACAGTGAATCTTTAGCATAAAGCTTTTTCTTTAACGAGGAATGTTAGCATAATCCCATGCATAATGATAATCTTTGCTTGGGAATCTTAGCAATAAACTTTTCTGAGCGAGGAACTAAACTGGTGGTGCGCTGCTGCAGGTACGGGCGGCTGTTCCGGACGCACATCCTGGGCTGCCCAACGGTGGTGTGCATGGACCCGGAGCTCAACCGCCGGATGCTGCTCCAGGGCGAGGCCGGCGGCCTCGTCCCGGGCTACCCGCAGTCCATGCTCGACATCCTCGGCCGCAACAACATCGCCGCCGTGCACGGCCCGCTCCACCGCGTCATGCGCGGCGCCATGCTCGGCCTCGTCCGTCCCGCCATGCTCCGCACCAGCCTTCTCCCCAAGATCGACGCCTTCATGCGCGACCACCTCAGCGGCTGGGCCGGCAGCGTCGTCGACGTCCAGGCCAAGACCAAGGAGGTCAGTCAGTCACAACAGAAATGCTCTGCTCTGAAAAAAATGGGTAACCAAGCTCATAATAGTATATCACAGAATATTTGATATATCACATGTAGGAACAAATAAAAATTCCAAAGTGGTTGTTGCAGAGCTTTAAAGTAGTATCTCCTTGAATAAACAGAGTATCACTTTGATTTTATTTTTTCCAAAGTGGTTGCCGCTTTTGTGGTTGTTGCAGAGTTTCATAGAAGCATCTCCTCTCTTTGCAGAGTTTCATATAAGCATCATATCTAACTGACCTTCCCTTTGCCTTTCAGATGGCCTTGCTGTCCGCACTCAGACAGATCGCCGGCATAACCGCAGGCCCTCTCTCTGACGCCCTCAAGACGGAGCTATGCACCCTTGTGCTCGGCACCATTTCCTTGCCAATCAATCTCCCCGGAACCAGCTACTACCAAGGCTTCCAGGCTAGGAAGAAGCTTGTGTCCATGCTAGAGCAGATGATCGCCGAGCGGCGGTGCTCTGGTGAAGTGCATGATGACATGCTGGATGCTCTCTTGAGAAGCGGCAATGATGGGACCAGAGAGAAGCTCACTGATGAGCAGATCATTGACTTGCTCATCGCGCTCATTTACTCTGGGTATGAGACCATGTCGACGACCTCGATGATGGCCGTCAAGTACCTGTCAGATCACCCGCAAGCTCTCGAAGAACTCAGGGTATGTACAGACATACTCTGCAAATCAATTTTGATTCCAGAGAAAATTCCATGTGTTTCCGGAGTTTATTGATGACATTTTCACTTCTGAATGCAGAGAGAGCATCTTGATATCAGAAAGGGGAAATCGCCAGAGGAAGCCATCAGCTACGAAGATTTTAAGTCCATGGCCTTCACTCGAGCTGTAAGTAGAATTAAAAGTATAACAATAGAGGATAAAGTCAGACTAGGAATTTGGTATGAACAAGATCATGATGAACTGATGGATACATCTGTGCAGGTCATTTTTGAGACACTAAGATTAGCTACAGTTGTGAATGGGCTGCTGAGGAAAACTACTAAGGATGTAGAAATGAATGGTGAGATATGCTTGGAAATTAATCCTACCAATTTACCATTTTCTAGGCAAATGTTAAGTTAGTTCTAAAGCAGCATTATCGATTTCTTCCAGGGTATGTCATTCCAAAAGGGTGGAGAATCTATGTTTACACGAGGGAGATAAACTACGATCCATTCATGTATCCTGACCCAATGACTTTCAATCCGTGGAGGTGGCTGGTAAGTAAAAGAGCGAACAAATATGACCATCAAAACATCAGTACAACATCAGCAGAAGTTCTAACCTTTTGTTGCCTACTGAAAATGTACAGGAGAAGAACATGGAATCGCACCCGCACTTCATGTTGTTCGGAGGAGGCGGCCGGATGTGCCCCGGGAAGGAGGTGGGCACGGCGGAGATCGCGACTTTCCTCCACTATTTCGTGACCCGATACAGGTTTGTTCAACCTCTTCTTAGTCCACACTGATTCCATTTCGATGAACAGCTCCAGCGTTATTTACTGACATATACTTGGCATTGGTTTTGATGTTTCAGATGGGAGGAAGAAGGCAAGAACACCATCTTGAAATTCCCCCGTGTGGAAGCTCCCAACGGGCTACATATCCGGGTTCATGATTACTGATCTTGCAACATACATTTTGCAGAGTTTAGGTAGATATGGCCCTGACTGAGGCGACGAGAGTGCAATTCTGCGCCGATGGAAATATTAGATCAGCCTTGTAAGAAATAGGAAACATAGATATAGTGTAGGTATTATAGGTTTAGGAGGCAACTGATGTAGAAGGCCACAAGAGGCAACAATGTTCTTCTTTGTGATCAATTACATATGCATGATAAGCAGCACTAAACGTGTGTGATATGTCTGCTGGCTTCAATCTGATAAGCAGCAATTCATATGTGATATGTCAGGTAAGTTGAATCCGATAAGCAGCAACACATAAATGAGATGTGAGGTGACTTAAATCTGGTAAGCTGTACTACATGTTTCCTTACTGGGCTGGATTGCATAGAAGCGAAGGGCGACGGACACTTCGTGCCGTGACAACATTTTTGGTTGACATAGCAAATGGATTCTTTCACAAAAAATAAGGATGGAAGCCAATGACGAAAAGGCcattagagcatctacagtcggATAAGACAAATCAGATTGTGAACAGCCAGTCCTCAAATAATCACTTCCACAACCGGATACCACAATTTGGTGGAGTAATTGtattagatgcaggcaggagtcggtctatttttcatggacgtgatgcctatatatgtgatcattgccatgaataacatcataattatgcgtttttctatcaattgtccaacagtaatttgtgTACCCATCGTATGCTACGTTtagagagagaagcctctagtgaaaactatggcccccgggcctACTTTTTAACATATTtctaaaaccaaaaataccttgctgaaatttATTTACTTTTCTTTCACTTTTTAATTTATCTATCCATCACAATCAGATTTAATCCTTCTAAAtaacgagttcaaggggattgacaaccctcttgccctgTTGTGTGTGTAGGTGCTGCTTACTAGGCATTCACTTGGTTCACttattggttcgataaccttggctCTCATCAAGGGAAATACTGACCGCTACTATATTGCTTCATCCTTCCTCTTCAGGAAAAATTCTAacacagctcacaagtagcagggaGCGGCGCAGCGCAAGCTGGACGGTCATCTCCTCCTCGGGGCCGCGTGGGatgagctcggggtcgacggatcTGGAGGTGTAGGACTCGAATCTGCTGCCCGCCATGCCGGAGAAGGCCAGAGATCGCTGGACTGGAGCTTGGGTGGCCGAGTGGAGTGGTTAGGGTTTGGTCCGCGGAGCGGATGGGGACAAATATATGTGGGATCGGGTGGGAAAGTGTGGGTTGGGTCCGACGTGGTGGACGCACCCGGGTCTCCCCCTATccccccatatttgggctggatatgaggggtgcggGTTAGCCTGGGCATTTCAGCCAGTGACCGAGCCGTCTGTCCGAACATACGAGGGGGATTTGAGGCGCccagttgtagatgctcttatacTATGGTTCTTATTCCAATCGTTTATATAGTTTGTTCCCCTGTTAGGGCATCTTCCATGGCGACCCGCAAATTTCCTCCCACATCCGTCCACGGACAGGAGGCCCAGTCCACGGACACGGATGTGGCACGCACCATCCAACGCCACCCTCATACATTTAGACTACCATCCGAATTAACCGGACGAATTTGTGCAAACACAACCGTATTTCATTCAAGTTCGAATATAATTTACATAAACGGACGTCATTCACGCAAACACGGCGggttttcattacatttcaaacatTTAAAATAAAAAACCACGACTGCCGCCGGCGTCCAAGCCCTTGTTGTTCCCTTCCTGGGACCACCTCCTCCATCCGCCATCTCCATGAGCACCAGTGATAGGACCCGTGAAATGAAGGTgtggtctccggcgaggaagagtagaacatgggAGACGGACTGGCACACATAGGACACAAGGCCCTGCCACCTCCCgcgccctactcatcctcggaggagtccgcGACCTGCCCGTTGCCGGCAAACGTGAGGTCCACAATCGAAAGGGTGGCGCTCGCGCTGTCGTCGTCCCACTGGGCCGCCTGATAGTTCGTCGGCGACGCGTAGGAGTCGCAACTGGCAACGGACGCTTCCTGGCGAGCGGCGGCTTGAGCAAGGGCAACCTCGTAGATGGCACGCTGCTCTGCGACAAAGTTGGGGTATGCCGCGGCTATGGCCACCACGGCCTCCTTGTTCGCGCGATCGTCGTAGATTTGGCCCTCCGCCAGCCGGTGCTGCTCTAGGAGGAATAGGTTGGATCGCTATTCCTCCTACGCCTACTGGAACAGCGACATAGGCGTCGGCACACGCTGCACCTCCACCATGGCGGCGTTTTAGTGCGTCTGCGCTTGTTCCATGGTGAAGTCAGCGTGCACAGGCGCGGATGCCGGGGTGGTGTCGTCGGAGTCTGTCTCCATCGTGggctcgtcctcgtcgtcggaGACCTCGGGGAGCTGTCCGACAAGCCGGCCTCGATACCCCTGGCATGGCAGCTCTGCCAGGCGGCCGCAAGGGCGGCAATCTCATGCTTCATCTCCGTGGAAACACTCTCCCACAGAGATTCGCCACCTGTAGTCATGGCAGATGCGGTGCAAGGAAGGAAGATGGCGAGCGGCTTTTGTTgtgtgtaagggcatatttatccctaagttgttttggtgattgatgacaatgcttttgcggactaatcgtgtgcgttgagtgtttttcagagattcattcttttggcacgagacgatttcctcccctcggagcttaaagtgaagacggtgtagtcctttcggattagtttggtggactagtttcatagggatcaccgtactatcaagagggggtccgttttggaaaggctagggtggaatcatcacgtacacttcctttgcccctccctccgagcctttccgtttcgatgatgggtttggttctcctttctttgtgccctctctggtcccagcggtagtaccgcgggccagagcggcagtaccgcttgggtgctacaagcgatagtaccgctctggagcggtagtaccgcccagagcagtagtaccgctagtagccccatgtgtgtactatctctggtcccagcggtagtaccgcgcgacggagcggtagtaccgcttgggtgccacaagcggtagtaccgctctgggcgcggtagtaccgctccagagcagtagtaccgctagtggccccaagccgtagtaccgcggtggtctcgtgctagtaccgcctcgattcgagggctcctttttcgtgtcgggttttacggtactggccgcggctgtggggggccgtagtaccgctcctgtgcggtagtaccgccctccctccgcggtagtaccgctgtgggccaagcggtagtaccgcgctttggggcggtagtaccgcttatagtggcaagcggtagtaccgatggcacaacggtactaccgctctcttcggggcagaagggggtaacggttggtttgttccccccactatataaaggggtcttcttccccaaagttgtctcacctcttcccccaaaagctccaatgttgctccaagctccattttcgcccgatctctctccctagccaatcaaacttgttgatttgcttgggattggttgagaaggccacgatctacacttccaccaagagaaagttgattccccccacttatccctagcggatcttgttactcttgggtgtttgagcaccctagacggttgaggtcaccgcggagccatagtccattgtggtgaagctttgtggtgtcgttgggagcctccaattaagttgtggagattgccccaaccttgtttgtaaaggttcggtcgccgccttcaagggcaccaatagtggaatcacggcatctcgcattgtgtgagggcgtgaggagaatacggtggcccttgtggcttcttggggagcattgtgcctccacaccgctccaacggagacgtacttcccctcaaaaggaaggaacttcggtaacacatcctcgtctccaccggctccactcttggttatctcgttcctttactttcgctagtttacttgtgttatatgtcttacttgcttgcatgcttattgtcgttgcatcatataggttgctcacttagttgcatatctagacaacctattttgatgcaaagtttaatttggtaaagaaaagctaaaaattgttagttgcctattcaccccccctctagtcaactatatcgatcctttcaattggtatcagagcctcgtctctttattaaggactttactgtccaaagagtatggttgacgtcgtagacggtgtggaggagcactccggtgagaatccagtctcgtctacgggagatgggggaaccgcggtctctcgtgaggaattcaatgtggcgctggacacattgaaaacctccattgaaagtgggtgatcccgctaacaaggtgacggatgctacctccgacaagggggaagcttcgagcgagaaggctccttgttctagtgataaaaatgggaccggcatctttgcccatgtggaacctccacccgTCTATGGTGGACCGATCCCTTCCACTCACTTGAATCATGCCgac contains:
- the LOC109777766 gene encoding cytochrome P450 85A1 isoform X2 — encoded protein: MALLLLVLVGVVVGVVVASSLLLRWNEVRYGNGRRKEGRLPPGTMGWPLFGETTEFLKQGPSFMKQRRLRYGRLFRTHILGCPTVVCMDPELNRRMLLQGEAGGLVPGYPQSMLDILGRNNIAAVHGPLHRVMRGAMLGLVRPAMLRTSLLPKIDAFMRDHLSGWAGSVVDVQAKTKEMALLSALRQIAGITAGPLSDALKTELCTLVLGTISLPINLPGTSYYQGFQARKKLVSMLEQMIAERRCSGEVHDDMLDALLRSGNDGTREKLTDEQIIDLLIALIYSGYETMSTTSMMAVKYLSDHPQALEELRREHLDIRKGKSPEEAISYEDFKSMAFTRAVIFETLRLATVVNGLLRKTTKDVEMNGYVIPKGWRIYVYTREINYDPFMYPDPMTFNPWRWLEKNMESHPHFMLFGGGGRMCPGKEVGTAEIATFLHYFVTRYRWEEEGKNTILKFPRVEAPNGLHIRVHDY
- the LOC109777766 gene encoding cytochrome P450 85A1 isoform X1, with product MALLLLVLVGVVVGVVVASSLLLRWNEVRYGNGRRKEGRLPPGTMGWPLFGETTEFLKQGPSFMKQRRLRYGRLFRTHILGCPTVVCMDPELNRRMLLQGEAGGLVPGYPQSMLDILGRNNIAAVHGPLHRVMRGAMLGLVRPAMLRTSLLPKIDAFMRDHLSGWAGSVVDVQAKTKEMALLSALRQIAGITAGPLSDALKTELCTLVLGTISLPINLPGTSYYQGFQARKKLVSMLEQMIAERRCSGEVHDDMLDALLRSGNDGTREKLTDEQIIDLLIALIYSGYETMSTTSMMAVKYLSDHPQALEELRREHLDIRKGKSPEEAISYEDFKSMAFTRAVSRIKSITIEDKVRLGIWYEQDHDELMDTSVQVIFETLRLATVVNGLLRKTTKDVEMNGYVIPKGWRIYVYTREINYDPFMYPDPMTFNPWRWLEKNMESHPHFMLFGGGGRMCPGKEVGTAEIATFLHYFVTRYRWEEEGKNTILKFPRVEAPNGLHIRVHDY